The genomic DNA AGAATTGTCAAGTTTGTTTGGTCCACATAATAGTTTGGCCTCTATTGTAATTTTTCAAATAAGAATATGTgtgcatgtatgtatgcatgtgtgtgtttctatatacagtatataattggTGCTGTCAGTTAACGTGTTACCCCTTTAACGCCGTTTTAGCCCAAAATGCTGCTGAGGCGGATTGTgacatttattgtcatttattgaGCTGCAATGTGAAGATAAACTGTAAATGAACGTGTGGAATGAAAGAACGTGGACATTTTTTAGCACTGTGAGAACGTCCAGCATGGAGGATCCAGATGGTTTACGCTCCTTTTGCGGCCACCTGAAGCTCACGTTATTTGGCTACGAGGACACAGAGGATCGTTTTGAAATCCATTTTCTCAGGCAAAACGTAACTTTGATGTTTATCCTAAAATGTGACTTTCTGAGGTGGATTGACTGGTGCAAATCCTCCTTAAATACACAGATCAAGTATATAAATGCTTTGGAAGACaagcattttggtgagtttatttatttaaatatattttatctcATTTTTCAATGGTGTGCATCATCAggtggaggggctcagcggcacTCGCTGCTCGGTAGGGATTGAAACTAGAATGACAGAAGTCAGTCCCCAAACACAAAAgctgttaaaaaagaaaaaagaacacCAGAAATATAAACTCGATTTTTCACTAGTCGTTTTCAGCAAAGAAAGTTTCACTTGGATGATTTGGAAAGTCTCCTGTTCAAATCAGAACaacagaatgaaaattgaaaaatacctGCCACAGATGTTTGCATCAAGTCGGGATAACAGAATGAAAATTATAAAATACCTGCCACAGATGTTTGCATGACAAGATCGCTGATTCGCTCATTTCGCTTTCAATCAAAAcgggattcagcctcagacaaATCATCCAATTGTCAAGCAAAGAAGCTGAGCGTCCGGGCCATCCGAGCCCCGCCCATTGCCTATAGACCCACGGAGAAACTAAGCATCTGATGGGTGGGACAATCCCAACATTGATCCAATGACTCGTCTCGTTTCACTGCAGTGAAACGATGCACTCTCAAATCTGTAGACACGCGGTGTCCACACTGTTTAAAACCGTATAAAAAGAATCAATATTCAATAATCCATGTTTCTAATTTCCTGCAACTCCAACCCAGACTATTTCAGGCtgcaagaagaagaaaaaactttATTCTGTTGTTCCGTCTGTCTGCGCAGCCTGGTACCAGATGGCATATGGCCTGGTACTGGTGTGTCTAGGTGTTTAAGGACCCCTGGGCTAGATTCTATACTTTCCAAATGAAAAGCCAAGATAAGAGGCACATTTTGGGTCCATATTAGCATCACTTATGAACCCATTAAAGGTCCCCCATGGGCACTTAACACAAGTGCCGCAGACTCCTTCTAACTATGCAAGGTAATGCATACTGGAACAGCCCGTGGTTCATCATCATTCACAGCAGCTGGTGTATTGATTGGAGAGTAGCGTGAGCATCTTGACATGATGCTCTATTATGGCCAGATTGACTTGTGGTCAACTACTCAAGCGTATGGACTGTATGAAATGGCGGCAGCAAGAGATTAGGCGCGTTTGTTGCTGAGCGTTGAAAGATAAATTGGATAATCTTACTGCACTAATGTTTGAAAGTGTTGGCCAAGTAAACTAAAACGAGAGTTAATATGCTGTGCTTAACTCTTGAGTAGCCTTCAACTAATGCGAGACAGAGATAACAAGTTTTTGAATTTTTGTGCTGTGTGCATTAGACATGTgcaattaccggtttcaagatataccgtggtatgaaaacgtcagttttaaaaccgcaaaaattttccatcatactgtCCCCATggcattagctattttttatgtcccaaaaaggcagtgagaaatccctcacttgcagctgtaaggctcaaccctcccccaccgcttGTTGCCcactgtcagtgagtcagctgtgctacacgatggcagcACAAGGTGAAACACCTCAAACCCCCCACCCACCtccattgaagaaaacaaaatcgctggtttggaaatacttcgactacagaaaagttagactGCCGCGGCTtcaaggaggagggccaaccgacatgtaaaacatgtttgcagagggtggctactgaggaggcaatacctctaatatgatttcgcatatatacaaaatcaaacattagtaaacactagaggtgggaatctgtgggcacctaacgatttgattacgattcagtggataagattcaattataaatctattattgatgcacccccccacccccagctATTacccgcttttaatgtttcgtacattagttacaaaaattatacaaaaatcctctcaggcttaaataaacgactattttaggatcaagttaacagttcaaaactgaaaataaagtacgtccccattctgtatcagcagctgtaaactacattcaattaattcaattatgtgaatcaaccgttaaatttgttaaaattgctgccGTTATTCCATGATTTCGCTTTTGCATACttttgacatatgaaagttataaaactgttttaaagatagattcatgtaaagattttgccgatttaagagtattttagataaaaagttaattaggttcgcttggaagattTGCTACAATAGCCTTCcatggaagtctactgctttaagatggcagctgtttactaacatctagttttctatacatgtgttgTTAACACCGCTGAgtcagtcatttcgcatctagttctttatacatgtgatatatctaaagtagcattatgtggacgtagtttgtagcggctgtctgcagcagtcaggtattattattattattattattatttatttatttatttttaatctagcagcatgagttgagccagagctgtgagttgagcattgtcattacccgggtaatgacaagcatgatgtttactctcggtccattcctcattgcgtccggaagaccgcgctgactgtgttttagttccactttacttgacatatttcaataatcggaatttggatttttgtgaatcgttctcgaatcttccacagccgaatcgcaaataatctaagaatgggaaatttcgcacacctctagtaaacactgtcatgaacctgtcccaccagctacgagagttatccccagcgtgtttagtgtgtctagcggtggtaaaaaatgtgttgtttttttctctctggcaactgtccgtgttgagaaagagtgtgtttgTATAATGTAAAGATATACATTCATAGTCATACAcatggttttttttgggggggggggggggtacttctattatttttgttctgatgttaATAATGGGGCGgctgtggcgcagttggtagctggagttgtccttggaccgaagggtcTGTGGTTCGATCCGTGGCTacaactgcccactgtcgaagtgcccttgggcaaggcacggaaccctgatttgcctccaatggatcgacagcgccttgcatggcagcagccccattggtgtgtgaatgtgtgcttgaacggataaatgtgctaatgtaaagcgctttgggcatggtaagcaagcagataaatgcgctatataagtactgtccaaTAATGAGCTGTGGCTGATGGATTACGCTCACCTAaagtactgcatttattttaattttctttagaatatttgttattttttgtgttagttttgaaatttattttaacttaacattatacttatgttccaatttgttaatatgttttgaaaaatatcctgttcaaagggaaaaaaagtttttctcagagtaacacattttagagccataattgcaataccgtgaaaccgtgatatttttgcttaaggttatcataccgtcagaatctcatgccggcacatgcctagtgtgcATCACTAATATGAATCTATAATTGAAGGTGCTTATTTACAGGTTCTCAATCTTTATTTCTCTTTGTGaatggaaaaatacattttggtggTTTTGTTCTGCCATTATGGTTCAGACTGTTTGTGGCAATCCACTttgtaggtctacaattttccCTCTTGCCTCACTTGACATCAAGCTTGCACAACTTAAAAAGCATAAAATATTAGTCTGTTTCTGAATTGTCCGACCTTTTAGTGGACAGTCCAAATTATTGAGCCAAAAAATGTTGTAAATATGATAGAATCATTTTTATTTGGGTTTCCAAATTCCTttaattattaactcattcactcccagccattttcaccagagcaaggccctacgctcccggccgttttactggattttgactgattttgcaaggcccacagaaaattctgttctactgCTATATAAACgtcgaacccaccaaaagaaagattagactctcctctttcagcagaaaaaaagaagttcatatatttttccattctttagaaatcagcattcaaaaatagcttagtttgagcaattttccaatttctgatgaaaaaacggagaaattagttttttgtaaATGCATACAGTTCaagcataactttgactttaacacagctatttttttgctttggttacatcccaaacatctgaataatgttttccttttacaaaatatcataaagaacaagacgaatagagcttttgatagcaaagtaacaatttatttacacttgacgaactgagagatgatgctgttgttGCCGtgtcagccgggtaaacttttccctcatcgttgcctgtctcataaagattttttttttttaatcgctgcggggtctgctcggcgagcccgctgcactggtggtcccggtcgttctgctcggtcgtccagcgcctggcatcccaggcatcctctcggttgttctgctcggtcgtccgccgcctggcatcattcCGCCAGCGCTTCGACCGTGCTGCCCAGCCGTtggttgctgttgaatcgggctgcgggtcttaccaaatgcgctactgccctgcagtggccagttttattttataaaaattggtttattttcagctttgtgctttggagcgcaGTTGAGTCAGGACCCAGAGatgttttttatgaaaaaaaaaaacgtgaaagacatataaatatgtctttgggacactaaaacaattaaaaatagaacgtattcatacgtttttgggagcaaatgagttaattggcTGATTTTGAAATGATAAAGGAACAACTTGTTGGCACAGGCTGGACTTCACTGTGGCTGTGTGCAAGATGTCTCGGGAGTGTGGCAGCTCCATCACATCCTCCTGAGTGTCAGTCTGTGACAAATGGGACTGTGCCGGCTCTAATCAGATTAGAAGACCTAAGTGATGTGTTGCAAATGTCCCACCTTGTGATCCCGAGCATTCACTTTATGACGGCCCCAGTCTAATGAGATTTGCTCTCGAACGCCACTACTCTGAGGCAGCCTGACAGCTACCTCTCGCGTACATCACTCGATGTTGAGCACCGTTGGCTGTCGAGAGGCTAATCCATATTTACGTTTTGGCTCTTCTCCACAGGAAACCCAGGATCAACTCCCAGCTGGTGGCCCAGCAGGTGGCCCAGCAATACCCGATGCCGCCCCCTGCCAAAAAAGAGCGACGGGAGCGAAGTGAGCGCACAGACAGAGAGCGGGCAGACGGCGAAGGAGATGGCACCATCGGGGAACCTCGCCACGAAGGCGACCGTCCGGAGATCGTGAGGCCCGGCATAGACACGCCTCTTCCCGACAAGGACAAGAGCGACACGGAGCATCCAATCCAAGACAAAGCAGACAGAGAGAAAGACATCGTCCCGGCCGTTGCAAAAAAGCCAAGTATTAAAAGGAGGTGGGTGCACTTAAGCGGACAGAGACATTTTATTGACAGTGTTGTTGACTCACTGGTGTATGTCTTTGTCCTCCCTTAGACCCAAATCAGACAACCATCAGAGTCCGCCCAGCGACAAACAGAGTATACAGTCCGGCAAATCAGCAACTAAGACCAACAAGAACAATCACATTTCCAGGTGTGTACTCATGAATAATTAAATAGGTTCTTGTTTGTGTTTGGCGCCTATGATTTTTTTGCTCCACCGGTTTGTTTCttcacatttgtaaaaaaaatcaatactgtttgaaatatttttgtcgAAAACaaagggaaaacaaacaaaaaaatgaaagtctGAGGTCAAGATGCCACGTGTGCTTGCATAAAGGCGTGTGGGAAATCACTCTGTTTCTGACTTGACTGTTCCACTGACACTGTTGACCTTCTCTGCCTAATTCTACCCCCTCAGGCCAAAGCTGAAGAACATCGACCGGAGCACGGCACAGCAGCTGGCCATCACCGTGGGCAACGTAACGGTTATCATAACAGACTTTAAGGAGAAGAGCCGGTCCTCGTCCACCTCCTCATCCACGATCACATCGAGCGCAGGCTCCGAACAGCAGCACCAGAGCTCCGGCTCCGAGAGTATGGACAAAGGCTCGTCACGCGCCTCCACGCCTAAAGGGGATCTATCCGCAGGGCACGACGAGTCCTTCTGAGGGCCCCTTTTTCCTTTGGCCCCACCCACTCAACCCTCTTTTCACCCCATGTTAATGGACACTATGGATCCCTGAGGGGGAGAGACTTCACCTTCCCCAAGGCCATGACCAACCTGGATGTGGAAAGGTGCTGGCATGGAGCGAGCAAGTTAGTGCGTCGCGCCTAACAGAAACAAAAGGAACCGCGGACTATAAAGAGTTAACGCCCATGCTAGCGTCAAGACACTTGTATGTATTGTTTTATATTTGGACGTGGATGTGAGGCCAACtttttttgtcgtttttttgTCGAGAACATTTCTCCGCCGGGCACAATAACCACCCTCGTTTTGTTATTATTTGTACCCTTATTTATTACCTGTTGCACCTGTATACTTTGATATTTTGTCGTGTTGAAGCTTGGCTGCGTAGCTCTGCCGACTAATCGTTCCCTTAGTGTTTGCATTGCAGTTTGAAATTTTTCcagaccacacacacacacacacacaccaacacaGCAAGGTGCTAGATACACTGTGAAAAGTTTTGCAGATCTCCCAATCACTTTATGTGATGAAGAATCAGATTGTCACTCCCTTTTCCGCAACAGTACCGTCTACTCAGAAAACTGTCGGGACCGTTCTCGTGGTGACTGTGCACATCAGAAGTCCAAATAatcatttttcaaataataaggTATTGTGTCCTTAACTGTACAGTGTAGGCTGTTGTGTAAAACACTAAAAGCTGTTGGTATTTGGTCCTTTATGTAGTGCAAATGTTGAGTTTCCGACTCAAATTGAAGTGGTGCGGCTCTTAAGTTGGACTTTTCCTGACGACACTGAAGGACGGTTACACACAGTCCCGCTTGGTGAAACCTTATGGAACTGTCGAACACACCTCAACATATGATATCGTTATGTTGTGACGCCTAAAAATCCTGATTGAAATGAGTGCAAATACGTTTTTATTGACCATTTGACAAGTTAAAATCACAAAGACATGCTTAAAGGGTTCTAATTCACTTCCACCAATAGCTGATATGAGAACAACCTAATTTCCTTTAACTGTATGAAATTGTATAAAGAATAAATGTGTATATGATatcttagttttatttattgaagGACCAAAGGAATTTCATATCGACAAGATACATAGATGAATAACAATTTGAAATGCGGTTATTGCAATTATCTAATGTTTGAGATGAATaacagtttaaataaataaagactaATATAATCCATGTTAATGGTGTTCTTATTGTTCACTCGTGCTGTGCCCAGCACGTCACACTGGACACATGCCAATGGTGAGAGGCAGGCTGAGTGAACCCACATAACCCTAGATGTAGTCCCCCCCCTCACCCCCACTCGAGCCCTCGCCTGCACACCACCCCAGTTTAGGTGTGACTGAGATCCATCCCAGCAGGGCACAGTTTTACGTGGGATAATCATTTTGTAACCcatataattttttcttttgctcttaAAAATGGTTAAAATGTAATCATGTATTTTATTGTGTACAAATTATGCCAACAGTGTTCAATGTGGGGAGAAGCCAGGAGAGTTTAGTGGGCTGAAAATGTTAGATTTTTACACAAAAACACCCAGTTTTGTAATGCAATCTTTCTGAAATGGGCCTAAAAAGCCATCGTCTCACTTGCCTTCTCTACAACCACGTAGTACCGCAAGTGAAAAGATTTGTGTTAAATTATTGACAAGTGGCCACTTGAGTATATAACATTGCTTGTACATAGAATTTTAAAATCTGCAAACACTATGAAATGGCATTGAAGCTGAAATCTTTTGTTCCACTTTTCCTTTCCGCGCAAGCAGTTCTGTTCTTGTGTGCGACCAGTAACCTTAATTTACTGTGTAAAGATGGTtacatttttttaggtttgTTTGTCAGAGATCCAAATATAGAATGCTTGTTTACTGACTGTATATCTTAAACGTGAATTCCCATCTCAGTGTATTATACAAACTCATTTCCTCCTATAAGATGTCTTGTACAATGCTTTTAAAACTTATTGCTCTGTTGAAAAGAAATGTGGAAACATTTGTAGAACAGTACAATAATCCATTATTTGTTTAATCATTTAAGTTGAACtttttggggtttgtttgacttctagcTGATGTGTCATTGTTTCCCCTTGTGAAATGGTCACATTCTGTTTCTGGTGTGGAAATGTACGTAGCATTTTCAGCAGATCACAGCTTCTTGTCCAGCTTCTAATGTTGAAATACAACATGTTCCTGGCATGTGCACGACTTTGCGCTTATAGgctaatctgatcatttttcttctTGCTTCAAATAGAAATGTCTATTTATGAATTTTGCTTGTAGTTTTTCACAAATAAAATTGTTGAAGTTATCTATTTTGTCAGCTCTGGTTCTTTTCACACTCGAACACAACTTGCATTGCCCTCACCAGTAAGTGTGTATGTGGCTGAGCTAGGTGCTTTATTGATTAAACTGTCCTATAGAGTGTTTGTTGGCACAAGTGTACTCACACATGACACGAGCAAACCCGCAAGTTGACAAGAGCTCTCAATCATGTGTTCCCTTTTCTCTTCCAAAGGCTGCTTAGCAGACCACTAATGTGTCATCTCaaatttcccaccaacctctgaCTTCCTGTTTCACCAAAAATTCTCACCATTGACCTGTAATCATTTCTTAAAGTGGGACTTTCTTCCGCAATACCTTTGAAAGGATAtcatttgtctttgttttttaccAGATTCTTTTGTATCATTAATGTAGATTCTGATACTCAGATTTTCACATAGTTATTACATTATTGTATCTACTGATCTGAGTCATCTAGTCATCATCAGCCActggcagtgttgtcacagatcacttgaaaaagatttaattactgattacatccAGAACTTTTAGTCAGTGTGCCCCCCAGTtttggaactccctaccccctgatcttcgCAGTATATCTACCCTttttttcaaatccagactcaaaacacacctgttcactctttcttacccaccatgacCCCTAGCTCTGTTATTTGTACTtcttttattgtgcttttaatattttatctttttaatatctcatatttcgttttatttttttttatgaatgttttgatcgtactgtgattccatctctcttgtgaagcgtctttgcgctctagaaataaaatgtattgttaATATTAttacatctattttttttttttttttttaatctagttaatgaTTATTATCAAGGTAACTAATGTACTTAAAgagtaatttatcggttactttttaccaatttttctccctttgccacctctacataagaatgacaacagaaaaatgtcatcgcatggaattgactttccgattatggaatttaaaggggaagataagaatttttttacataaggcttaatcttcaagttagcggggtttaattagtcgatttcAACCACTATTGACTAGGGCTAGTTTAGACACTCCGGagacctgaaactaacaaacaactgacaaactgcatggaattgttgaattcaactccaacgactaattaaaaacTCCGCTAACTTGAACATTAAGCCCAATGACAAAAGTTttgaatttcgggttagggttaacagcatatcagtgctattgtaaaacaatgcaaattgactgcacaataatcaacaacacacaaatgcaaCAGGGATGCATCTGGGCTGCGCCCTTGCGCCATTTACGCATTTTGACAGCCACTGGCGCAACTTTGTAACTCCACTGCGCCAGCACCGGCGCAAGTCTATTACGATTGGCGCATATTGCTACATGATCTGCGCCACATATGACATACTTCTGTtaaaatagctaaataaataaatttagttAAACAGCAATTGAAAACTTCGTTTTCCTTCAGATGTTTTAACTTTCGTCGTCTGCCATCTTGGCATGGCCGCACCTTGCGCCGATGGGCCGAAGAAGGGTCATAGTCAGCACAGCCAATCACGAGCAAGTAGAAGATGAGTCAGAGTCGTCACAGCCAATCACGAGCGAATGCGGAAGAATGGCGGCAAACAACATCGTTGTCGAACGTTGAGACGCTTTTATGGAAAATTTACGTCCataaacattctttttttttctaaccaaTATCCCCGACGGAGATTGCAGAACGTCAGTAAAAAagcaaattggacgtctacccttTTCCTGGCCCACTTTCAAGTGCAGCAAGGTCAGGTGAGCACAAATCCCAACACACAGTAAAACTATTGTTATGTAGCTTGAAGGTCGAACATATAGGCAGATAGGCATTTTGGAAAAGCAGATTGTGAAATGTTAAAATTGGagcgttttatttttattttccttacATTTAAATCACTCTTAAATGTCATCAGTTTCGATCTGCTTTTAATGTATTGTTAtttgttacttttatttttctcaCTATTGTGTCCCTGTCTTGTTCTCTTATAAATGTTCTTATACGcaattttaacttgtaattctatgcttgtttttttttttttttaaaatagtgaAACATTTTGTATGTACTAAATgtatgttgtatatattttgtattgtacattttgtcttaaaattgttgatatattaaaaaaatagatttactcaatgttttttcatttgcaatttagaaatatcatgctccaatgaatgtattttggtttatttcaatcAGTTTTGTAGACATcggccatccatccatccatccatccatccatccatccatccatccatccatccatccatccatccatccatccatccatccatccatccatccatccatccatccatccatccatccattatcttctgcttagtccggggtctggTCGCGGGGGcaccagctttagcagggaagcccagacttccctctccccagccacttcagccagctcctccggcgggattccaaggcgttcccaggccagccgagtgacatagtgtctccagcgtgtcctgggtcgaccccggggcctcctgccggtgggacatgcccggaacacctctccagggaggcgtccaggaggcatccgaaccagatgcccgagccacctcaactggctcctctcaacgcggaggagtcgcGGCtcaacaccaagcccctccaggatgaccgagcttctcactctatctctaagggagagcccggacaccctgcggaggaaactcatttcggccgcttgtatccgggatcttgttctttcggtcacgacccacagctcgtgaccataggtgagggtaggaacgtagatcgactggtaaatcgagagcttcgccttttggctcagctccttcttcaccacaacggaccggtgcagagtccgcatcactgcagacgctgcacctgtcaatctcccgctccctcccacCCTCACTCGTTGTTGGAGCCAAAATAAGTGTTGTTGTACAATAAAATGATTATGATGAATGAATAAGACTTCAGATTGAATTTTGGTTAGTTATGAaagaaaacttttattttgaaatcggAGGCGCACTTCCGGTACGAAAGTGATAACAGGAAGAGATTGTCGGGAGAGCGGGGCCCAATGAGTTGGTAGGATAGAGGAAAACGATACGGATTTTCaaccacacacgcacacgctcGCGCACACACGAAGACAAACAAATCGACAATGGACACGCGCACACGCGCACATATACAAGCCAACGGGACTCTCGACATAAGTTAGTATAGTGGAAATATCGTcgcgctttgtttttcttttgaatatacacatacatacactgaCTGATAACAACATGACTGAGCCAAAGGACTACACTCATCATCGAAAGACGAGAGCACCTGTGTACCGCTAGCAAGACGTCAAGTAAGGTGCGTTGGAACCAACTCTTTCTACACACTTGCTGGGCTGATGgttaatttgttttgattgatAGCCATTACATCAAGTTGAAAATCCCTCGCTTGGGAACCGCAGTAAAAAAGTTAATTGGACTGGCCGAAACAAACTTTTTGAACGCTTTTAAAGTCCCACGTTGTTGTTTGATTGAAACGGATTTGAATCGAGGTTCATTTGGAAGGATAAGTTTGGACTCGCGTGTCAGTAAATCCTTCGGGGCCCGATTATTTCATTCAAATTATTTGATGGCTGCACCAGCCATTGGGACTTAAATGTTGATTGAGTTACGGCAGGTCTAATTTGTGGATGGTCGGATTGTGCATGTTGAACTGCGGTGCGCACTTTGTTGAATCAAAGGCTTTAACGGAGGAATTTAAATTTTGAATGTTGGATGGTTGTCGCGCTGTACGCCAATCAATTTTTGGAAATACCTTGTTGAATCTTCAATTGTGCACGTAGATCGCGCCCGTTGCTCTGCTGCGCTAATGCACCAAATGAATGGTTTATTTGGGTTTGATGGATTGTGCTTGTTGCCATGTTGGGAAATAATAAGTAATTGAAGGCACATCATATTTTGACTGGTTATGTTGTGCTGTGCTAAATTGGTTAATTGAAAaggcacattgtttgatatTGGAAATTTGACTGTTTTAAAAACTGCAAAATGGCAGATGCCTTGCGTGAAGCAGacaaaattgaacaggaagtagCACAAGATGATTTGTCCAAATTAATTGGATCTCGCAGAGCTAAACTGGCCAGATGCACAAGGTTGATGAATGAAATTAGACCACTGCTGATTGAGGACGGTGATGTTGAAGACGTCAATGATCGTTATGCTGGATTTGAGGTTGCCATATACGATTTCCAGCAGTTACATGATATTGTGAATAGTAAATTGTCAGACGATGAACAACCAGCGGACACTAGCTGGTTCCAAGAAAGGATGTACCCTTTTGACTCATTTGCTGTGGAAGTTGCAACATGGAAGAATGCTGCTAACCCTGATGCTGAAAAGCAGCAATCAACTTTTGCACTCGGGGATTGTGCTGCTGCAATTAAAATGAAAAGTAAaggaagtagtagtagtggtagcACTAGTACTAGATCTAGTAGATCATCAAGATCATCTAGAGCCTCACTCAAACTTGAACGCGTCAAAG from Corythoichthys intestinalis isolate RoL2023-P3 chromosome 9, ASM3026506v1, whole genome shotgun sequence includes the following:
- the rybpb gene encoding RING1 and YY1-binding protein B isoform X1; translation: MGDKKSPTRPKRQAKQADDGYWDCSVCTFRNTAEAFKCSICDVRKGTSTRKPRINSQLVAQQVAQQYPMPPPAKKERRERSERTDRERADGEGDGTIGEPRHEGDRPEIVRPGIDTPLPDKDKSDTEHPIQDKADREKDIVPAVAKKPSIKRRPKSDNHQSPPSDKQSIQSGKSATKTNKNNHISRPKLKNIDRSTAQQLAITVGNVTVIITDFKEKSRSSSTSSSTITSSAGSEQQHQSSGSESMDKGSSRASTPKGDLSAGHDESF
- the rybpb gene encoding RING1 and YY1-binding protein B isoform X2, with the protein product MWPKRQAKQADDGYWDCSVCTFRNTAEAFKCSICDVRKGTSTRKPRINSQLVAQQVAQQYPMPPPAKKERRERSERTDRERADGEGDGTIGEPRHEGDRPEIVRPGIDTPLPDKDKSDTEHPIQDKADREKDIVPAVAKKPSIKRRPKSDNHQSPPSDKQSIQSGKSATKTNKNNHISRPKLKNIDRSTAQQLAITVGNVTVIITDFKEKSRSSSTSSSTITSSAGSEQQHQSSGSESMDKGSSRASTPKGDLSAGHDESF